In Rhodothermus marinus DSM 4252, a single genomic region encodes these proteins:
- a CDS encoding SIR2 family NAD-dependent protein deacylase: MSKETFAFPPELIERLARARSVAVLTGAGISAESGVPTFRDPGGLWERFRPEELANVQAFLRNPDLVQRWYAYRRRLVREVEPNPGHYALVELERMVPDFTLITQNVDNLHRRAGSQRVVELHGNLLRSYCIDCGRPADEVDLEAAAEGKPARCPTCGGLIRPDVVWFGEMLPEEALAEAYAACERAEVFLSVGTSAVVYPAAGLPLEAKRAGAYVAEINLQPSAIADEMDALLLGKAGEILPALVAAVRQARNAG, encoded by the coding sequence ATGAGTAAAGAAACCTTCGCCTTCCCTCCGGAACTGATCGAACGGCTGGCGCGGGCGCGCTCGGTGGCCGTGCTGACGGGGGCGGGCATCAGCGCCGAAAGTGGCGTGCCGACGTTCCGCGACCCCGGCGGCCTCTGGGAACGCTTTCGCCCCGAGGAACTGGCCAACGTGCAGGCTTTCCTGCGCAACCCCGATCTCGTGCAGCGCTGGTACGCCTATCGCCGCAGGCTCGTGCGCGAAGTGGAGCCCAACCCGGGGCATTATGCGCTGGTGGAGCTGGAACGCATGGTGCCAGACTTCACGCTCATCACGCAGAACGTGGACAACCTGCACCGCCGGGCCGGGAGCCAGCGCGTCGTGGAACTGCACGGCAACCTGCTGCGCAGCTACTGCATCGACTGCGGCCGCCCGGCCGACGAAGTGGATCTGGAAGCGGCCGCCGAAGGCAAGCCCGCCCGTTGTCCGACCTGCGGCGGGCTGATCCGGCCGGACGTGGTCTGGTTCGGCGAAATGCTCCCGGAAGAAGCCCTGGCCGAAGCCTACGCTGCCTGCGAACGGGCCGAGGTGTTTCTGAGCGTCGGCACCAGCGCCGTGGTTTATCCGGCCGCCGGGCTCCCGCTCGAAGCGAAGCGGGCCGGCGCCTATGTGGCCGAAATCAACCTGCAGCCCAGTGCCATCGCGGACGAAATGGATGCGCTGCTGCTGGGCAAGGCCGGCGAGATCCTGCCCGCGCTCGTCGCAGCCGTCCGCCAGGCACGCAATGCCGGCTGA
- a CDS encoding NifU family protein: protein MADTKTTHTTGPLAPDDPELHRRIEEALDMIRPYLMTDGGSVRLLNVTEDYVVELELLGACGTCPMSLMTLRAGIEQVLKRAVPEITRVEAVQATS, encoded by the coding sequence ATGGCCGATACGAAAACCACCCACACGACCGGACCGCTGGCGCCCGACGACCCGGAACTCCATCGCCGCATCGAAGAAGCGCTCGACATGATCCGCCCCTATCTGATGACCGACGGCGGATCGGTGCGGCTGCTGAACGTGACCGAAGACTACGTGGTCGAGCTGGAATTGCTGGGCGCCTGCGGCACCTGTCCCATGAGCCTGATGACGCTTCGCGCCGGGATTGAACAGGTGCTCAAGCGGGCCGTTCCCGAGATCACCCGCGTCGAAGCCGTTCAGGCGACCAGTTGA
- a CDS encoding Mrp/NBP35 family ATP-binding protein, producing the protein MPTPQEVLHVLARVVEPERGRDIVRLKMVRNLRVEDGRVSFTLVFKRPDTDFARQAPEQCRKLLQEAFGPELAVQIDADTEMIGLEVQGGGPMPSVQPEGVLNFIAVASGKGGVGKSTVAVNLAVALAQQGYDVGLLDADIYGPSVPTMFGVRDEKPRVNEQRKIVPLVRHNVRLLSMGFIVDPEQAVIWRGPMVAKALRQFLGEADWGELDYLILDLPPGTGDVPLTIVQSIALTGAVIVSTPQPVALADARKGVAMFHNVQVPVLGIVENMAYFSPPDLPDRKYYIFGRGGARRLAEELDVPFLGEIPIEEAVREGGDLGKPIVLAEPESASARAFYRLAEQVVEQVNLRNAEQPPTQRVEILYR; encoded by the coding sequence ATGCCCACCCCTCAGGAAGTGCTGCACGTGCTCGCGCGCGTCGTCGAGCCGGAGCGCGGCCGCGACATCGTGCGGCTCAAGATGGTGCGGAACCTGCGTGTGGAAGACGGCCGCGTTTCGTTTACGCTGGTCTTCAAACGGCCCGATACCGACTTCGCCCGTCAGGCACCCGAGCAGTGCCGGAAGTTGTTGCAGGAAGCCTTCGGGCCGGAGCTGGCGGTGCAGATCGACGCCGACACCGAGATGATCGGTCTGGAGGTGCAAGGCGGCGGCCCCATGCCGTCGGTGCAACCCGAAGGCGTGCTGAACTTCATCGCGGTGGCCTCCGGGAAGGGCGGCGTGGGCAAAAGCACGGTGGCCGTCAACCTGGCCGTGGCGCTGGCGCAGCAGGGCTACGACGTGGGCCTGCTCGACGCCGACATCTACGGGCCGTCGGTGCCCACCATGTTCGGCGTGCGCGACGAAAAGCCGCGCGTCAACGAGCAGCGCAAGATTGTGCCGCTGGTGCGGCACAACGTGCGCCTGCTCTCGATGGGCTTCATCGTCGATCCCGAGCAGGCTGTCATCTGGCGCGGTCCCATGGTGGCCAAGGCGCTGCGCCAGTTTCTGGGCGAAGCCGACTGGGGTGAGCTCGACTACCTGATCCTCGACCTGCCGCCGGGCACGGGCGACGTGCCGCTGACCATCGTCCAGTCCATCGCACTGACCGGCGCCGTCATCGTCTCGACCCCGCAGCCGGTGGCACTGGCCGACGCCCGCAAGGGCGTGGCCATGTTCCACAACGTGCAGGTGCCCGTGCTGGGCATCGTCGAAAACATGGCCTATTTCTCGCCGCCGGATCTACCCGACCGCAAATACTACATCTTCGGGCGCGGAGGGGCCCGTCGGCTGGCCGAGGAGCTGGACGTGCCCTTCCTGGGCGAAATCCCCATCGAAGAAGCCGTGCGCGAGGGCGGCGACCTCGGCAAACCGATCGTGCTGGCCGAACCCGAAAGCGCCTCGGCCAGGGCATTCTACCGGCTGGCCGAGCAGGTGGTCGAACAGGTCAACCTGCGCAACGCCGAGCAGCCCCCGACGCAGCGGGTCGAGATCCTCTATCGCTAA
- the prmA gene encoding 50S ribosomal protein L11 methyltransferase encodes MNPKPGDSELSVSISEPTIEVVLPVPEALHDPLVIQLDALGFEAFWEEPDHLKAYMPASQWRAAVREAVRDLLRRQGLPDEIEVRTIEPENWNARWESQLQPIAVGPFLIKPSWHAVPEAYATHIVLEIDPKMSFGTGYHESTRLLLQMLPDCVEPGARVLDAGTGTGILTIAALKLGAGSAIAFDIDPWAAENAQENFARNGVADRVEFRQGSIEVVPERDFDLILANIHRRVLCELLPAFREKVRPTGYVLLSGLLREERELMLETAAAHDLEPVHEAMENAWWAVMLKRTV; translated from the coding sequence ATGAACCCGAAGCCTGGGGACTCCGAATTGAGCGTCTCGATCAGTGAACCCACGATCGAGGTTGTACTGCCTGTGCCCGAGGCGCTCCACGATCCGCTGGTCATTCAGCTCGACGCGCTGGGTTTCGAGGCCTTCTGGGAAGAACCCGATCACCTGAAAGCCTACATGCCGGCCTCCCAGTGGCGGGCGGCCGTCCGGGAAGCCGTGCGCGACCTGCTGCGTCGTCAGGGACTGCCCGACGAGATCGAGGTGCGCACGATCGAGCCGGAAAACTGGAACGCCCGCTGGGAGTCGCAGCTGCAGCCCATCGCGGTCGGACCGTTTCTGATCAAGCCGAGCTGGCATGCCGTGCCCGAGGCCTACGCCACGCACATCGTGCTGGAGATCGATCCGAAAATGAGCTTCGGCACCGGCTACCACGAAAGTACGCGTCTGCTGCTGCAGATGCTGCCCGACTGCGTGGAGCCGGGCGCCCGGGTGCTCGACGCCGGCACCGGAACGGGCATTCTGACCATTGCCGCGCTGAAGCTGGGGGCCGGCTCGGCCATTGCGTTCGACATCGATCCCTGGGCGGCCGAAAATGCGCAGGAAAACTTCGCCCGCAACGGCGTGGCCGACCGCGTCGAATTCCGACAGGGATCCATCGAGGTGGTGCCCGAGCGCGACTTCGATCTGATTCTCGCCAACATTCACCGGCGCGTGCTCTGCGAGCTGCTGCCGGCTTTTCGGGAAAAGGTACGCCCCACCGGCTACGTGCTGCTCTCGGGCCTGCTGCGCGAGGAGCGCGAGCTGATGCTGGAGACGGCGGCCGCGCACGACCTGGAGCCCGTTCACGAGGCAATGGAAAATGCCTGGTGGGCCGTCATGCTGAAACGAACGGTCTGA
- a CDS encoding diol dehydratase reactivase ATPase-like domain-containing protein has protein sequence MRLAAIDLGTNTALLLIAEVADGRLQPRYEAERFVRLGEGLERTGTISLAALERLHRTLESYRDALRAHAVEACIVAATSATREARNAQAVAEVVREVLGVELEVISGDEEARWSLAGALAAPGLPEGPCLAVDIGGGSTELVAGTRRPDGTVAITFARSLPLGTVRLTERCFSGMPPPPEAVAEAQRQIREALAAITPPSAPVLVGVAGTCVSLAALEARRFPLRAPIALTRAAVAAWRDRLLQMPTEAVRALWPELLAGRADVLPMGALLLHEVMVWGGWKVCHVSPFGLRHGLILRHLARR, from the coding sequence GTGCGGCTGGCCGCGATCGACCTGGGCACCAATACGGCCCTGCTGCTCATCGCCGAGGTGGCCGACGGGCGGCTGCAACCCCGCTACGAGGCCGAGCGGTTCGTGCGGTTGGGAGAAGGACTGGAGCGTACCGGCACGATCAGCCTGGCTGCGCTGGAGCGACTCCACCGCACGCTGGAATCCTATCGCGACGCGCTCCGGGCGCATGCCGTCGAAGCCTGCATCGTGGCGGCTACCAGTGCCACGCGCGAAGCCCGTAACGCGCAGGCTGTGGCCGAAGTGGTGCGCGAAGTGCTGGGCGTCGAGCTCGAAGTGATCTCCGGCGATGAGGAAGCCCGGTGGAGCCTGGCCGGTGCGCTGGCCGCCCCCGGCCTGCCCGAAGGGCCCTGCCTGGCCGTGGACATCGGCGGCGGCTCGACCGAGCTGGTGGCGGGCACGCGTCGGCCTGACGGTACCGTCGCCATTACGTTTGCCCGCAGCCTCCCGCTCGGCACGGTGCGCCTGACCGAACGCTGTTTTTCGGGAATGCCCCCACCGCCTGAGGCCGTTGCCGAAGCGCAGCGCCAGATCCGGGAAGCGCTGGCCGCAATCACCCCGCCTTCCGCACCGGTGCTGGTGGGGGTGGCCGGTACCTGCGTGTCGCTGGCCGCGCTGGAGGCGCGCCGCTTTCCGCTCCGGGCGCCGATCGCGTTGACGCGCGCTGCGGTGGCCGCCTGGCGCGACCGATTGCTGCAGATGCCGACCGAAGCCGTGCGGGCGCTCTGGCCCGAACTGCTGGCCGGCCGGGCCGATGTGCTGCCGATGGGCGCGCTGCTGCTGCACGAGGTCATGGTATGGGGCGGCTGGAAGGTCTGCCACGTCAGCCCTTTCGGGCTGCGGCACGGACTGATCCTTCGCCATCTGGCCCGTCGCTGA
- a CDS encoding class I SAM-dependent methyltransferase, whose protein sequence is MRKNDRQRWQLAQRYERDWWQHVADRTDLRYYRTYAKDLIRRIAPFFTIHQDTRILEVGSGAAGIVTHLPSGYRHAIDPLEDFFSSVEKFRKYRDPQVVYHRGMGEALPFENESFDLVIMDNVLDHCQDPVQVIAEIHRVLVPGGCFYFRQNIYHRWGKFVRFWIELLRIDKGHPYTFSLRDIHALVGRAGFEVLLCERRGYWTAWKRDLSSRRLKDKAKALLLISRDVVTLFLQKRVP, encoded by the coding sequence ATGCGAAAAAACGACCGGCAGCGCTGGCAGCTTGCCCAGCGTTACGAACGAGACTGGTGGCAGCACGTTGCTGACAGGACGGATCTGCGTTATTACAGGACCTATGCCAAGGATCTGATCAGGAGAATCGCGCCTTTTTTTACGATACACCAGGATACGCGTATCCTGGAGGTAGGTAGTGGGGCTGCAGGCATCGTCACCCACCTGCCTTCCGGCTATCGACACGCCATAGATCCGCTGGAAGATTTCTTCAGTTCCGTTGAGAAGTTCAGAAAGTACCGGGATCCGCAGGTTGTTTATCACAGGGGTATGGGCGAAGCGTTACCCTTCGAAAATGAAAGCTTTGATCTGGTGATCATGGACAATGTGCTGGATCATTGCCAGGATCCTGTTCAGGTTATCGCAGAAATCCATCGGGTGCTGGTTCCGGGAGGTTGCTTCTATTTCAGACAGAATATCTATCACCGCTGGGGAAAATTCGTGCGGTTCTGGATTGAGCTTCTGCGAATTGACAAAGGGCATCCCTATACGTTTTCCCTGCGCGATATACACGCGCTTGTGGGACGTGCGGGCTTCGAGGTGTTGCTTTGCGAGCGGCGAGGCTACTGGACCGCATGGAAACGGGACCTTTCTTCAAGGCGCCTGAAGGATAAAGCGAAGGCATTGCTGCTGATCAGTCGGGACGTCGTCACGTTGTTTTTGCAAAAGCGGGTGCCGTAG
- a CDS encoding DUF58 domain-containing protein, with translation MIPRELFQKIRRLEVRTRGLVDSLFGGEYHTAFKGQGITFAEVRPYQIGDDVRTIDWNVSARMGAPYVKLFEEEREQTLLLVVDVSGSQGFGVRGRTKRELAAEICAVLGFSALRNHDRVGLLLFSDRIEAFVPPRKGRRHVLRLVRDLYACRPGSTRTDLRVALDYLMRVLHRRAIILLLSDFLDMPDFERPLRALARRHDVVALQLQDSVEQTWPAVGLVELVDAETGRRRWIDTRSARVRAHLAEQARRRQAELEACFRRLQIDHVCLRTDADYVEPLLAFFHRRNRRR, from the coding sequence ATGATTCCCCGCGAGCTGTTTCAGAAGATCCGGCGGCTGGAGGTGCGCACGCGCGGGCTGGTCGACAGCCTCTTCGGCGGCGAATACCACACGGCCTTCAAAGGACAGGGGATCACCTTTGCCGAAGTGCGGCCCTACCAGATCGGCGACGACGTGCGCACGATCGACTGGAACGTCTCGGCCCGCATGGGCGCCCCCTACGTAAAGCTGTTCGAAGAAGAACGGGAGCAGACGCTGCTGCTCGTGGTCGATGTGTCGGGTTCGCAGGGCTTCGGCGTGCGCGGCCGCACGAAGCGCGAGCTGGCCGCCGAGATCTGCGCCGTGCTCGGCTTCAGCGCGCTGCGCAACCACGACCGCGTGGGATTGCTGCTGTTTTCGGACCGGATCGAAGCGTTCGTGCCACCGCGCAAGGGGCGTCGGCACGTGCTCCGGCTCGTGCGCGACCTCTACGCCTGCCGCCCCGGCTCGACGCGCACGGACCTGCGCGTGGCGCTCGACTACCTGATGCGCGTGCTGCACCGCCGCGCCATCATCCTGCTCCTGAGCGACTTTCTGGACATGCCGGACTTCGAGCGGCCGCTCCGGGCCCTGGCCCGGCGCCACGACGTGGTGGCACTCCAGCTTCAGGACTCCGTCGAGCAGACCTGGCCCGCCGTGGGGCTGGTCGAACTCGTCGATGCCGAGACCGGCCGACGCCGCTGGATCGACACGCGCAGCGCCCGCGTGCGCGCACACCTGGCCGAGCAGGCCCGCCGCCGACAGGCCGAACTGGAGGCCTGCTTCCGCCGCCTGCAGATCGACCACGTGTGCCTGCGCACCGACGCCGACTACGTGGAGCCGCTGCTGGCCTTTTTCCACCGCCGCAACCGCCGTCGCTGA